TGCAAGCATTAAACCATCAGATCAGCCAAATTCATTTACATAGCCTACATTGAAATGAATAGATTGAAACGGAAATTAATGACACAGCCCAAAACTGAATCTCATTTAAAGATTCATGCAAGCATTAAACCATCAGATCAGCCAAATTCATTTACATAAACACTTGAAGCAAATTCACTAAATACCAAATAACCCCACGTTCATCCACTCCAAAAACGAAACACAAAACGTAGATCagttaccaaaccaccaccTATATATGTATCTCAATTGAAAAATTCGCAACCAAAACCAGAGGCTACCTAAAAAGAGGATCCTGTGTATAACCCACCAGAGAAAACACTGAAAGGAGATATAAGAACAAGTTATCAATCAATACGATTATACCCTTTTTTGAAAACCTCAATCAGAAATCAAGTCAAGCAGCTGAACCGCTAGGACATTCCCTAGCGAAATGCCCTTGCTCCCCACAATTGAAGCAGTtacttccaccaccaccgctgccGCCGCCAACGCCACTTCCAAACCTCCCAAAgccgccaccgccgccgccaaaCCTTCCACCGCCACCCCCGCTGCTGGGGCACTCCCTCGAAAAGTGCCCCTGTCCACCACAATTAAAACACGCCCCTCCGCCACCACCCGAACTGCCACCACCGCGGCTGCGACCGCACTCTCTCGCCACATGTCCATACTCGCCGCAGTTAAAACAGCCACCTCCTCCACCGCCAACGTCACGTGACGTCACTTGGCTCCGACAGTCCCTCGCCAAGTGCCCACTCTCTCCACAGTTATAacaaccgccgccgccgccaagGTCACGTGACGTCACCTGGCTCCGACAGTCCCTCGCCAAGTGCCCACTCTCTCCACAGTTATAACAACCAcccccgccgccgccgccgccgccgctacGAAGCCCaaaaccgccgccgccgctacGAAATCCATAACCGCCGCTGCGGTCACGCGACGTCATCTGGCTACGACAATCCCTCGCCAAGTGACCACTCTCCCCGCAGTTATAACAccctccgcctccgcctccgcctccgCTACGAAAGCCGTGATCGCCGAAACGGTGGTCGTGGCCGTCGTTTTGGACCTTCTCGAGGGGAGATCCGT
This DNA window, taken from Rhododendron vialii isolate Sample 1 chromosome 8a, ASM3025357v1, encodes the following:
- the LOC131298371 gene encoding cold shock domain-containing protein 3-like is translated as MADETRSSGTVRWFDDNKCFGFIKPDDGGEDLFVHQSAIKSEGFRTLHEGQAVEFVIISENNRTKAVDVTGPNGSPLEKVQNDGHDHRFGDHGFRSGGGGGGGGCYNCGESGHLARDCRSQMTSRDRSGGYGFRSGGGGFGLRSGGGGGGGGGCYNCGESGHLARDCRSQVTSRDLGGGGGCYNCGESGHLARDCRSQVTSRDVGGGGGGCFNCGEYGHVARECGRSRGGGSSGGGGGACFNCGGQGHFSRECPSSGGGGGRFGGGGGGFGRFGSGVGGGSGGGGSNCFNCGEQGHFARECPSGSAA